From the genome of Strix aluco isolate bStrAlu1 chromosome 13, bStrAlu1.hap1, whole genome shotgun sequence:
ATACCTCTACATCCTACTCCAGGAGAGCGCAAGCTGTCCAAGAGCTGCCAGCTGTCATCCAGGAGGGAGTCAGAATTATGGGGGAAGTGGTgaagggcaaaggaaaaaaaagccccttttTCTAACAGAGACTACTTTCTTTTCAACATAACAGGATCTGAGCAGCGCAGTGAAAAAgcgaacttttttttttgtaatgtaaaCATTGTCTGCATAAGGTGCAGGGTCTTGGATGTATGTACAATGACAtagaaaagcatttgtaaaaTATAGATCAAGAATCAGAAATGTAGCTACCACTTATGCTTCTGAAGATAGAAATGGAGAAACATATAGCATTCAGTTCGTCAACACTTACACAGTGAAAATGCTTTCAAAACGCCATGGCTAAAAGCATCCCACTGTTgtaacaaagatttttttttaatagtttttaagtTTTTACATTATTTACTAACAATGGATATATATGCAGAAGCATGTCATACTACAGCAATATTTTATCAACCGGCCATCTGCTTTACCAAAGGTTATGCACATTGCCATATGTTGCCTTGTTGCTCCAATgaactcctctttcctcttctccccaaaGCAACTTTGGAACTTTCTGTGAAAGGTGAGaagctgggttttgtttggttgcttctggggtgaggtttttttgttattattactgcTTTTAGCATTGGGGTCTATTAAAAACCCAACTTATTACACTGCTGACTCACATCATTTAGTTTTCCAAAGTATTTCCCAGATCCAGAGAAGCAGAGGCCTTCAGAAAACTATAAAAAAGTTCTCTCAGTGCAGCTATTCCAagctgtgttttctgcagaggaCACCAATAAACTGTGACGCACAAAGAGCCAAGGTAGTCAATGAAACTTTTGGGAGCTGGATGCTCTGAAGGAGCAGCTGTCACTTGGTTGTGGAAGACGACCCTGAGCATCCTTCTGTAGCACATGGAGCAACGTACCTACAGCACCTGCGGCTTTTCTGGAGCTCCCTTGCCCCAGCAGACTACACATGTTCATGCCTCTCTGCCCTTCAAGCTGTTCAGGAGTGTGGACTTTCACTAGGTTATTGCTTCTGGGTCAGACAGAAGCAACAATAAAGAGTATAAAAATCTGAATCATGTCCAACCAACCTGTCACTAACGTGGTAAAAATGTTGTCTACTAGCATCAGTTCATAGCCAGAGATAATCAGGAATGACACAAAGGGCTGATGGgtttaacaaataaaaaatccTATTACTCCTCACTTGTCTGTACTTGGCATTGCAGTTCATGGCTGTGTACATTAAAAAACCTGTTGCATTGCTTCAATTATACCCAAGACACCACACAGTGCAGGGCAGCACGCCAACTGGCATGCCAAAACCCAGCCCAGGCCCCGTGTCCAGCGGTGTCGAGCTGCAAGGTCAACACATGCTCACGCTGCAAAACAAAGATGCACACACCGGCGTGCTTCTATCCCTTCTCCCCATGAGCAGCCACTGGTGTCCACCGTGCAGACCTGCACCAGTCCTCACTGGGGCTGCCAGCTACACAGCTGTTTAGTACGTGGTTAGTCTCACTTCAGCCATGCCTACTCTGCTCTGCAATTAGACaaaccttccctccctccctcctccaggcaTGTGGggagccctgctctgccccaggagcCTGCACAAGTCGCACTGGAGCCCCAGCCTGGTCCCCTGCACTGGCCTTTGCACCAAAGACCATCTCACAGGACAAAGACAAGGcatttcagagacagaaatgacTGTTCTCTCAATGTATATTGCAACTTCTAATTGTATACATGGGATATGTCAGTCAACATACtgtatgcttattttttttaatatatattttgaaaCTTAGAATTCTTTCCTAAATCTTGTAAAATTTGTTTCCAGCAGGGTATGTGCTCAGTACACCTGTCATTTTATACAAAAGATCTTGAAGAGTCTTCATTTTCACCTATAAAAGCACTTTACCattgaattttttgttttagatACATGCTTAAGGGCTGAAAATACTCTGTTAAAGAGTTAACAGAGAAAATACTCTGTTAAAGAGTATTTTCATGAACCAATTCTCTGTTCTACTGAAAGTCCACTCATGACGTGGCCTTCAGATCATCACCTTGCTCCCCAACATAAAAGCAATTAGTATAAAACATGGTCATCTATTATGGCATAATAAAACTGAACCTTTTACAGCTGAgcggggggagagggaaagaaggagctCTCCCAGACTCTACACACTGTAATCTCAAAGACAGTACATGGTAACAATGGCCTGaatcaaaaatagaaaaaaaaaaaatcaacaaaatgtatcatacaaaaaaaaaaaaaaagagtagtgtTTTAGTGTTCACAGTTACAGAACTGTCACCCTGGTTTGCTCCTCCTTAATCTATCATGATTTCCCCGCTTCCAGAACAGACTGCAGGGAAATGACATTGTAAAGACCATTTATACAGAGATGTAAGTTATCCCTTACAAGACAAGTAGTGTCTTCCTGGCACGAAACCATCCTTTGCCCAGGGAAAACCCGAGAGATTTTTTAGTTGTTTATATatcaagtatttttttcccctctggaatGCAAAAGATCTGTCTGCAAAAACCCAGTATAGTAAATCATATCTGCCTTTAAAAAACTCCAcaatagaaaactttttttatagATTAGTATTTATCAGCTTTGATttcacctttaaaaagaaaaaaaaagaaaaaagaaaaccaagtcaCTTTGGTGTTTAGGAGAACAGGGAACTAATTTTCCTTTATACAGCTCTGCCACTGCACTTCATTCATCCTGTACCAAATTAGGGCTAAAGGAGCTGCCAAAAAACCATAGGCTTAATACAACACGGGGACCAAAAAGAAAGATATATTTACTTCAGGTGGGATGGGAAATGCATATAAACTGTGGATCTGTTTCCAACCATCAATGCAAATTCTGTGCCTGCTTCCACCTGCTGGGAAAGACTCATCTTGTTCTACAAGTGACCTCTGCTCATTCTGGCTCTATGCTGATGCTCACGGAGCAAGAACTCCCTTCGAGTCCAAGAAACTGAATTCTGTGGAATTAGTGAAGGAGCAAAGTAACAAGTTTAAAATTGTCAGTGTAACCCACCAGTTTCACTAGCAGACGAGAAAGAGCTGGAACAACTGTAGCTTTAGATCATTGATtcaaagaaggaagacagaaagcaataaaaatacgCTATTCATACCTGAATAGCACATTCGACTTGGGAAGAAGTGAGGTCATTTCAATGATGgctgaaaaaacaagcaaactaGAAATCACATTTAAAAGGAACAGGGCATTTGATCTCACACAAAGGCATTACCAGACAGGGGTGCAGAGCAGCCAAAGGAACACAGAGAGCATCTCTAACTGAGGAAACAAACAATTAGattcccccccctctccccccaatATGCTCTGATTCAGATTTTTGAGACTACAAAAGGATTTGTCATTTGCTGAAAGGGCTCCTCTTACATTCTGAAGGGAAAGCACTGGCTGTGAAACACCACCATCACGCTCTGGGCTGTGGGTGGGTGCCAGTGAAGGTACCTCCAGTTGCCCTGGCTGGGGAGTCACCAGAGCTAGAAGACTGGCCGCTGCTTCAGATGACACTCACACAAAAAGCTGAAAACCATGTGCTGTTGTATCCTCCTTACCATCTTCCATGCTTTGTGCCCTCTAGGAACTGAGCAGGGGAAGTTGCAATCCATTGCATCTGGGTGTAACTGCAGTTTAACCTGGACCTATTACACTGGTGCCATTTGACAAAGGTGATGCACTTAACGCTTAAGCACAGACCAGAGCATCACTCACCTTAGCTAGCCTGATCAAAGCTTGTTTTCATGATCTGAGTGATATATATTAATTCAGCAGGCACGTACTCAGGTGCCAGTCAGCCAGTAAACTTCAGGCTAAGTCAGTCTTGTAGCAAGTAAGTTTACAGTACAGTACATGAGAGTATACATTGACTAAGTTATTGCCTAAGGCTCCGGTGGGCTGTGTTCCCAGCTCGGGAGCCAGCAATGGCACAGGACTGTGTTGCCATCTTGGAATGTACAATTGCTTGGTCTGAGGATCACCGAGAGCTGCCTGCATGGGACTGAGACCGAGCCCCCAGCGCAGCTCCGCTACCCAGGGCCGGCCGTGCCTGGGCAAAGCACGTGAGTTAGGTCAAACCAGAAAGGATCCCCGTGAACAGGCAGCGCGGGACCGACCCAGAGCAGCTGTGATTCTTGCACGAACTGTATGTGGTGCTGATATGAAATTTTATAAATTGattagttttatttaataaaaaaagtgcTCTCTGTTGCTCTGGCTCCATGGATCAGGACACCACCTACAGTTTTAAGAATCATTACATATTTGTATTGTTTAAGTGAACGACaatctcttccctccctctttatacctccttccttttcccttccccttccctctcccttcctttgcccttgccctgtgctgcctgctgttgTGTTAAATATGATGATCAGGCAAACCCCAAAGGCcagtttacatttttatgttttgtttttgcaGATCTCCATCACAGATGGAATTTTTGCTGGTCAATTTTTGGAACCAATCCATTAGCAGGACAAACCGAAAGAAGAGAGGGCAGTGAAAACAAACCCCATGACAGAGACGGAGGAAAGAAGAATCAATAAACAAGCAGAAATCAGTTTTCCACCGGGGTGGGATTTGCTAAGGGCTGGCTCACGATGACTTGCACCACATAGTCCTTTGGGATTTTCAGCTCCTCCAGTTTCATTTTGTCTGCCAGCGGCCTGCCTGAGAAGAACCAGCGCTGGCTGCCTGGCTCCACCCCCTCCACCGCGTGCAGCCGCCTCTTCATGTGGTACACCGTGTCCATGCTGCGGACCATGAGTTTGAGGTCTTTGCCTGTGGACAGGCGCAAACGAAGCTGGCATTCGTGCCCTGAATTGGGTGGGGGATCCGGAATATCCAGAGTCTCCAGGTCACCCTTCTCCTCTATCATGTTGATAGGCGGGGCGAGGCAGTAGACAGGAAGCTGGTACCGGTTGCCCAGTTCATCGTAACACTCTGTAAGAGCACCTTTAGGAGATAAAAGGGGAAAGCATGAGTATGAATGCATTTCACATTTAACACTGAAGTGGTCACGCTCGGAAGCATTTACCCTACTGTTAAACCATCTGAGCGGTGAGGTCTGAATTCAGGCTTTAAAGGATCGATACAACAATCtcaagttttcattaaaaattgctTCACTTTGTTTTCATATGGAAACTTGGGGTTGAGTTACAAGCACCTTCTAAAAGCCAAATGCACCCCTCCCTCCAGATAAACCAGGATAAACTTCAAAAGCAGCAGGAAGAGATGAGGGAGGATGATGTTCTCCCCACGAGCCATTTAAAAGAGGAGTACTTCTCTGGCAGCACAGCCTGAGGTTCAGGGCACATGTGCACCCAGAAAATGCTACTTGGATGAACTACACAATCCCAAACCCTGTGAAAAGACAAAAGCTGTGAAAAGACAAAATGGCAAAGACCAAAGGCAAAAGACCCCTGTGAAAGAAAGATTTTGTAACTtgtcaaacatttaaaaattgctgaaatAGTTTCATATAGGACCCATGTTTTAGTGAGCACTGCCAGAACAAACACACACGACCACCCAAGTCAGACAACTCTGTGGCTCCGTACGGAGCACGATGTCACCACCAAAGCAATGACACCCAGCACATACTTTATATTTGCATGGGATCTGTAACTCCCATATTCAAAACTCTGAAGTTTCAGGAGTAATTTTTATTTCCCCAGACTCCTGAGAGATTCCTCAGGATAATCTGGGTGTTTGTGTTAAAGACAACCAGGCAGCAGCGTGCTGCCTTGCACACGACATTCCTTCCTACTGAAATGGTACAACACGCATGGAACGGCTCAAGAATTGTAACACTTACTGAAGTAACAAATATAAGCTGACTTTTTTCACAGTATGAGACTCACTCTATAAAGATATTTCAAGAACTACCCTGGAAAAACAGCAGCACATTTTTCAAAGAGTTGCAGCAAGAGAAGGCTGAAAGGAGAGCCCTGCTGCATACAGCACGCATCACCTCTTGCAGCAAGCCAGGAAACCAAGATGCTGAGGAAGCTGCATCCTAAATCACAGCAGAAATCCCTTCTCACTGtggctaaaaaaaacccagacattcACACTCCCAAGCAAATGCTTCTCCCTTTTTGAATTTACCTGCTGTAATAAAGTTCTGCGTTTTTGCCCCTAGAGGGGGCACATTCACTTGCAAGATCACCCATCCTTTTGTAGTTGGAAATGTTTGAAGAGGAGCCAAGTCCTTGAGctacagaatatttaaaaaactCTTTGACTCGGCAGTTCTGCACAGAACATCCAACTGCTCCTTGTTAGAAACTAAGGGCGGTTTTTTTTAGTTGGAGGTTTTTTCATGCTGACAGTGAGTTGTCTTAAACTTTGCTGTTTGATCAGCAAAATTACCACAATATAAAATTGTAACTTGGGGATATACTGTGTCACTCATTCCATGTGACAGCAGCATCTTGTGCTGGAAATCTTCTTTCTTTCAGACAGAAGGCCCCCTTTTTAAAGGATAATTGCGTTGATGGAAACACACAGAGGAAGTCTTTGGCTAAAAGACCAATGTCTTAGCTGCAGCTGCTTTTTGAGGCTTTTCTGTTTATACAGGTAGCACCAGGGCAGCTATGTCCTGAGATTtattgagaaaacaaaacaaaaaaggaaatccaGAAAAACATAGTTATACCACTCACTACAGTCTTGTATTATTTATGAATCTCAGAGCAAAGCAGCTTTTATCAAAACTGTATTGGATCCGTACCCTTCATGGTACTCTCTGATTCACAGACTAAAGCCTGAAGTTCCCATACTTCAGTGTTGTTTTACAATGTTCATTTCATTCTGTACACCTGATCTATTTAGTAAATGTCACAGCACTGAATTCTGGTTCACGGTTCATAGAAACAAGTAGATGCAGTTTGCTgctaaaaaagaagaagaatccGAACTTCAACAGCCCTTAAATTTAGCCAGGGCAGCTAAACCTGCACCTTTCTTTAAAAGCCATGTATCTTAAAAAGAATGCTCCTACTTTAGAATAGCATATCAAAGAGTTAATTTTAAATAGCATGGGGTAAGCTTGCTAAGGAATTTCTTCATCATTTATATCCTTGCCCAGCTGAACTAACATCAAGGTCAAAGCATATGCTATAAACACCGGATTGCTTAATCATAATCAGataagcaatattaaaaaaaccttctgaaacAGCAGCTAACTTGGAggtctgtctttttaaaaagaagaaaaaaaaacaagaaaaaaaaagacgcACTAGAGGAAACCTCTTGGAAATAAACACTGCACAGTCCCATCCCAGGCTAAGAAACTGTTTATAATGGTTACCATAAACCTTACGAGTAATCCCATTCTTCCACTCATACTGGCAGAAACGTCCCTAAGACTCTCAAGGCCCGTTACCTACCACTCAATGGTTTTCAAGACTGGATATATTGGTTAAAGCACAGAAGACAACAACTATTGCAAGCAGAAGAGACTTTATGGTGGTACCACCTCCTTACTGGCACACCACGCCTGCCAAAGGCCAAGCCAGAGCTCCAAGGAGGAGCCGAGGAGGTGTTGGTCCTCACCTCCAAAGAGACAGAGCTGTGCACACACACCCTGGTCCCCTTTAGCCAGCTGATGCCCTCCGGGCTTTATGAGGCTTTTGGTTAAGTGATCTTTGGAGACGGTCAGTCTCTGCTACAACCTTCAAGATGTTGTAAATGGCAACAAATTCAAAGGCAGAACGTGAAGGGGTTGGAGTTCAAAAGTGAAACAATGGCTGAATGTGTTAAACAGAAGGCATGATGAGTGTGGAGCTATTTTAAGTGATATTGGCAAATACAAGTTAtcggagaggaagagagaaagtggTCGAATTGCCCACAGCCACCACGGCAAGGCCTATCTCACCAGCCAGATGGCAGCTCTTCACCAAGGCATTCGCTGCAGCGTCCCTTATGCAGTGCAAAGCATGCAGGAAATTAAACATCCAAACTACAAAACCCTTCATAATTTTGCTGTTATAATTGAAAACCATGTTTCTGATCCTCCCTGCAAGATACATCAGATTAGGCCACACAAGTTATTCAGCAGAAAGGGGCACTAAAAGAATGTCAAGCTTTTATGAGAAAACAcagtgcaaaaaagaaaaaacctgtggtggtttttttttttaggtttctcTGTTACCTAGGCAACTAGGGTCCTCACCATCCAGTTACAGCATAGGAAGGATGCAGCCTTCCTTaaaccagagaaggaaaaagcaatgcAAACATAGGTTTTGCAGTTCAGACAGGCAGCCCTGTGCCCAGCCTGGCAGTCAGGGTGCTCGGAGCTGCATGAGGACAGCCCTTGCCAGTCCCACTTAGAcagctttccccttccctgcttccccttccttccccaaatCCTGCAGCTGGACGCTGCATTAGGCAACCAGACCAAGTTCAGATGCCAAAGCCTAGAGGGTGAGTCAGTACTTTGAATTTTCACTGCTGGATCATACCAAGAAACTACGTAAAAGGGACAGATGTCAGGAAGAAAGCATCAGAGAGGATGGGTGGCAGGCACACAAGTCTAGGTGGAGGATTCTGTACTGGACATGAAAGATCAAGATGTTATAAAAAGACCTTACGACAATATTGAGGAGAGGACAAGTTAAGGTTATCAATACTTCATATACTTGAGTAttctttttgtgtatttaaaTCCTCCTCTAGATGTTGACATGACTTTAATAAACTTGGACACAAAACATCCTGGTAGCAACATGAAGAACTGCCTTTGAGGAAGCCAATGATAGAACCAATCAACAAACGAACCTACCCATCCAAACCCTAATCCTCTCCAACTTTCTACCATTCAGAATTAAGGTGCCATGGCATGTAATCTAAAGAGTGCTTTTGAGTGCACTGACTGACTCAATATTCTGAAAATTTCCCAGTTAAAGACTGTCAAGCAGTATCGATGCTGCACCACAGTTATGGAGTTAACTTTATAGGCTTGATTCAAGTCATATGGAACAGAAGATACAATGCTAGAACCACAGCAGACAggagtattttaatatttcaaaagtaGCATCAGCTTGAAGACTGAGGAATTCTGCAAGGAGCTACAGGGCAGAGCTCCCTGTTGGTTGTTAACCAGGTAGGAGACAGCTTGACAGTTTTGGGTGGAAAAAGATGCAGATGTGATCAGCAAGCATACGGAACTggaacattttgaaattaattgcCTTGCAGGCCATAAAAACTTTGTTTTACTAATATTATTAGGTTGGAAATATTTCTCTGAATTGGTAAGGGAAAGCACTAAAAAAAAGGGCTGGTTGAGATACTGTTTCCACCCCTAAGCAGTTCAGAGTTCAGACTGACCTGTCCTTCTGCACATTTAAAGGATTAACAATTTAAGAGACCTAAATGACATGAAGGTGAACTTTTGCAAGTTATTGAAATCAGGCATATATGACCACagtcatttaaaaacataaaaagttttaatgtattttaatgccATTTTGGCATTAAAGCTGCATACCATTCTCtcttcagaaaaagcagcaatttttttgttttctgctcatgATGTGCCTTCTATTTCTTTAAGATTTTGAGCAGTTTTGAGAAGTATTGCTCAGAAACGCCCAAAACTTAAGAACTGAGCAGATTTCCATCTCTTCTTCCCTACCCCCAGACAGACTTGCTGCAGGAAGAGAAATTAAGATCACACAAAACAAAATCTAGCATTGCAATGAGACTAGCTAATTTAAGAGGCTTAAGTGTCTGTGTATAACACATTTGCCCAAGAAACAGCtggttcatttgtttttcttactgaaaaactcCATTCCAAAC
Proteins encoded in this window:
- the UBTD2 gene encoding ubiquitin domain-containing protein 2 isoform X1 yields the protein MGGCVGSHHDSSGSLNENSDGTGVALGRNQPLKKEKPKWKSDYPMTDGQLRSKRDEFWDTAPAFEGRKEIWDALKAAAHAFESNDHELAQAIIDGANITLPHGALTECYDELGNRYQLPVYCLAPPINMIEEKGDLETLDIPDPPPNSGHECQLRLRLSTGKDLKLMVRSMDTVYHMKRRLHAVEGVEPGSQRWFFSGRPLADKMKLEELKIPKDYVVQVIVSQPLANPTPVEN
- the UBTD2 gene encoding ubiquitin domain-containing protein 2 isoform X2 — protein: MTDGQLRSKRDEFWDTAPAFEGRKEIWDALKAAAHAFESNDHELAQAIIDGANITLPHGALTECYDELGNRYQLPVYCLAPPINMIEEKGDLETLDIPDPPPNSGHECQLRLRLSTGKDLKLMVRSMDTVYHMKRRLHAVEGVEPGSQRWFFSGRPLADKMKLEELKIPKDYVVQVIVSQPLANPTPVEN